The Pelagibacterium halotolerans B2 genome has a segment encoding these proteins:
- a CDS encoding TetR/AcrR family transcriptional regulator: MGQDIAGRGDPVKLLELLWGRDKAPRRGPKPKIALEQIVQAAVDIADAEGIEAVSTRRVADAVGISPMSFYTHVPSKAELHDLMLDHVAAPGKAPPSDWPQMDWRARMTLIAETMWGFYLQHPWVLQFQTHRPVLGPNTLAAYEVALGSVDGIGLSDLEMDLAVTALMDMVVGTVRNAAREKIVRDATGMSDDEWWHTISPFLETIDYTPYPISSRVGPVAGAEYGAGDPHRTFKFALERFLDGMELMLERKRQ; this comes from the coding sequence ATGGGCCAGGATATCGCCGGCCGGGGTGACCCGGTAAAATTGCTTGAGCTGCTATGGGGCCGGGACAAGGCGCCCCGCCGGGGTCCCAAACCCAAGATCGCGCTCGAGCAGATCGTCCAGGCAGCCGTCGATATCGCCGATGCCGAAGGGATCGAGGCCGTCAGCACAAGGCGGGTGGCCGATGCTGTGGGTATCTCTCCGATGTCGTTTTACACGCACGTTCCCTCAAAGGCCGAGTTGCATGATCTGATGCTCGACCACGTCGCCGCTCCCGGAAAGGCACCGCCCTCCGACTGGCCGCAAATGGACTGGCGCGCCCGCATGACGCTGATCGCCGAAACCATGTGGGGATTTTATCTCCAGCATCCATGGGTCCTGCAATTCCAGACTCACCGTCCGGTGCTCGGGCCCAATACGCTCGCCGCGTATGAAGTTGCGCTGGGGTCCGTGGACGGTATCGGGCTAAGCGATCTGGAGATGGATCTGGCGGTTACCGCCCTGATGGATATGGTCGTGGGCACCGTGCGCAACGCCGCCCGGGAAAAGATCGTTCGCGACGCGACAGGCATGAGCGACGATGAATGGTGGCACACGATCAGCCCGTTTCTCGAAACGATCGATTATACGCCCTACCCCATCTCCTCACGGGTCGGCCCGGTTGCCGGAGCCGAATATGGCGCGGGCGATCCGCATCGCACGTTCAAATTCGCGCTTGAACGGTTCCTGGATGGCATGGAATTGATGCTTGAACGCAAGCGCCAGTGA